The stretch of DNA TTCGTCCAGACTCCGGTAAACCCGAGAAATAGAAAGTAGGTAACAACGTAGAACAGGGGATGAAAATATTCGCTGGAAAATGGAGCTGAAAGAGAAAAAGATGAGGCCTCAGGATAGACTCGATTTGAGGCCTCGAAATACCACAGTCAATCTGCTTACTCGAACAGTTCTTTCAATGGTTGGTTCTCTTCTTCTCTCCTTGTTTTCTCTTTCTTATATTTCTCGTAGTCACTCTCCTTGATGACGTTGGTTCTGCGTCCGTAGCCGTGACCGTATCCGTAGACTGAATCTGTTGATGACCGAGTGATGTTCTCCATCTCAAAGTCGGCTATTTCCTGTATCTCTCCATCTTTGAGGTGGTAAATCTGGTTCTCCTCTGGATACCTGATTTTCAGATTCTCTTCTCCAAAGGCCGTGTAGAGTCGTGATTCTCTTGTTGCTCCTACTAACTCGTTAGAGTCGGGTATTTCTGCGAATGTGAAGTCGCTGCCGTCTCTGAAGTAGTAGAGGTCGTCCTTGTAGTCGTAGAGGAAGACGGACACACTGCCGCTGGTTTTCTCAAGGGATTGCTTGACTGCTTTCACCGTATCGTGTCCCTTCCGTTTGTAGATGTCCCTGAGCATCTGGTAGCTATCTGCTCGTCCTTCCTCGTAGATTGAGGGAGTTGTAACCATACCGTTGTGAACAAGGATGTTGGAGTTATGCCGGAACGGGTGACTGTTCTTCTTAATCACTGCTCCCTCAGTAGCCATGCGAAGATGGAGGACCACAAAACGGCTATCGTTGAATCTCTTATAGACCTCACTCAAATACTCGTAGCTGAACCGCTCTTCTGACTTGTAGACCTCTCCCTCTTCATTGAAAACTCCGAATCCATCTGCGTTACTGGTTGAGGCCTCTTCTATCGCTGTGAGCAGGAAATTTAGGAAATTCTGATTTTGAACTGCTTTGTTCTTACCGTGGATAAAGAAGATTTCACACATCGTGATTCACCTTTTTGTCGACACTGCTTTCTATTGAGATGGTTTTCTCAGGCCTTGGACTGCCTACTGCGTCATTTTTGGTTAATTCTGTCCCGATTGAATCGCTGTAAAGGCCTTCTCTGAGATAGGCATTAATTGAAGTAGTGACTAAATCTACTGCTTCCATTACCTTACTGGGGGACTCCATAGCCGGAAAAAGCCGAAATTCTACTGTGTCATATTTGTGCTTCATA from Haloarcula litorea encodes:
- a CDS encoding class II glutamine amidotransferase, with protein sequence MCEIFFIHGKNKAVQNQNFLNFLLTAIEEASTSNADGFGVFNEEGEVYKSEERFSYEYLSEVYKRFNDSRFVVLHLRMATEGAVIKKNSHPFRHNSNILVHNGMVTTPSIYEEGRADSYQMLRDIYKRKGHDTVKAVKQSLEKTSGSVSVFLYDYKDDLYYFRDGSDFTFAEIPDSNELVGATRESRLYTAFGEENLKIRYPEENQIYHLKDGEIQEIADFEMENITRSSTDSVYGYGHGYGRRTNVIKESDYEKYKKEKTRREEENQPLKELFE